Proteins encoded by one window of Nitrincola iocasae:
- a CDS encoding AAA family ATPase — protein MQFKGTERYVATNELQIAVNAALTLQRPLLIKGEPGTGKTLLAEEVAAALDMPLFTWHVKSTTKAQQGLYEYDAVSRLRDSQLGHDKVHDISNYIVPGKLWEAFTCDQPAVLLIDEVDKADIEFPNDLLLELDRMEFYVYETQQQIKATHRPLVIITSNNEKELPDAFLRRCFFHYIRFPDQDTMRQIIEVHFPSIQKQLVEKALEVFYDLRDISGLKKKPSTSELVDWLKLLMADNLAREVLLEQDSASAVPPLCGALIKNEQDAGLLERLAFMIRRQQR, from the coding sequence ATGCAATTCAAAGGCACCGAACGCTACGTCGCGACAAACGAACTGCAGATAGCGGTGAATGCCGCGCTTACGCTACAGCGGCCCCTGCTGATCAAGGGTGAGCCGGGTACAGGCAAAACCCTGCTGGCTGAAGAAGTGGCAGCGGCGCTGGATATGCCACTGTTTACCTGGCATGTTAAATCCACCACCAAGGCACAACAGGGGTTGTATGAGTATGATGCGGTATCTCGTCTGCGTGATTCGCAGCTGGGCCACGACAAGGTGCATGACATCAGCAACTACATAGTCCCGGGCAAACTCTGGGAGGCCTTTACCTGCGACCAGCCTGCCGTTCTGCTGATTGATGAGGTGGACAAGGCCGATATTGAATTTCCCAATGACCTGCTGCTGGAACTCGATCGCATGGAGTTCTATGTCTATGAAACCCAGCAGCAGATTAAAGCCACTCATCGTCCGTTGGTGATCATCACCTCAAATAACGAAAAAGAGCTACCGGATGCGTTTCTGCGGCGCTGCTTTTTTCACTATATTCGCTTTCCTGACCAGGACACCATGCGCCAGATTATTGAGGTGCACTTCCCTTCCATTCAGAAACAGCTGGTAGAGAAAGCCCTGGAAGTCTTTTATGACCTGCGGGATATTAGCGGATTAAAGAAAAAACCCAGCACCTCCGAACTGGTTGACTGGCTCAAGCTACTCATGGCCGACAACCTGGCACGCGAGGTATTACTGGAACAGGATAGCGCATCAGCGGTTCCACCGCTTTGCGGAGCCTTGATCAAAAACGAACAGGATGCCGGACTGCTAGAGCGCCTGGCCTTTATGATTCGGCGCCAGCAGCGCTGA
- the mbhE gene encoding hydrogen gas-evolving membrane-bound hydrogenase subunit E gives MNELIDWALVLGLWSVALISLMSQNIFRAVVFFILLGILLSLAWIRLDAADIALAEAAIGAGITGVLLLDTLGHLKKTGNLQPGHIHLNHPRFWLAISAALSLVGVLLWAVLQQPDMQVALHQQVAQAMPDSGVEHPITAVLLNFRSYDTLLEVAVLVLAILVGMTLKSRHPEPDSLPGLPNPLLHANLALLIPAMLITSAYLLWAGADRPGGAFQAGAVLAAAFILLHLSGIRLSAHLSHRVMKFGIVLGFCVFLTLGTSVMLADRPFLTYPESTAGLFILVIELALTLSIGLILLSLFSVTNAAAKSADKDSTHEQ, from the coding sequence ATGAATGAGCTGATCGACTGGGCGCTGGTGTTGGGTCTCTGGTCCGTGGCGCTGATCAGCTTGATGAGCCAAAATATTTTTCGTGCCGTAGTGTTTTTCATTTTACTTGGCATTCTCTTGTCACTGGCCTGGATCAGACTCGATGCCGCTGATATTGCTCTTGCGGAAGCGGCTATCGGTGCTGGCATCACTGGCGTACTGTTGCTCGACACCCTTGGGCACCTGAAAAAAACAGGCAACCTTCAGCCAGGTCACATCCACTTAAATCACCCTAGATTCTGGTTGGCCATCAGTGCAGCGTTGTCATTGGTAGGGGTACTTTTGTGGGCGGTCTTGCAGCAACCTGACATGCAAGTTGCGCTGCATCAGCAGGTAGCCCAGGCCATGCCAGACAGTGGTGTAGAACACCCGATCACAGCGGTGCTGCTCAACTTTCGCAGTTACGATACCCTGTTAGAGGTCGCTGTACTGGTTCTGGCAATACTGGTCGGAATGACATTGAAATCACGCCATCCGGAGCCTGACAGTCTACCAGGGTTACCCAACCCACTACTGCATGCCAATTTAGCCCTGCTCATTCCGGCCATGCTGATCACCTCGGCCTACCTGCTTTGGGCCGGTGCTGACCGACCCGGAGGTGCCTTTCAAGCTGGAGCGGTTTTGGCCGCTGCATTTATCCTGTTGCACCTCTCTGGCATTCGCCTGTCAGCACATCTCAGCCACCGAGTAATGAAATTTGGAATAGTACTGGGTTTCTGTGTCTTTCTGACACTTGGCACCAGCGTCATGCTTGCTGACCGGCCCTTTCTGACCTACCCGGAGTCAACTGCCGGACTATTTATTCTGGTCATCGAGTTAGCCCTTACCCTGTCTATTGGTTTGATTCTTTTGAGCCTGTTTAGCGTAACTAATGCAGCAGCAAAGTCAGCCGATAAGGACTCGACGCATGAGCAGTGA
- a CDS encoding vWA domain-containing protein, which translates to MLIDFFQAVRAAKIPATPRELLDLIRALEADLAFADLDGFYLLARTCLVKDEKYYDRFDLAFSSYFKGIGELETTVEQLIPDDWLRQTFERHLSEADKAELQSLGSLDKLLETLKQRLEEQQGRHAGGNKWVGTGGTSPFGHGGYNPEGIRIGGKSTHRRGVKVWEKREFRNLDDQQNLENRNIQVALKRLRKFARTGAEEELDLDGTIRATARNAGHLDLKMVRQKHNAVKVLLLLDIGGSMDDHIALIEALFSACRSEFKHLEHFYFHNCLYESVWKDNRRRFNERTATLDLLHKYAQDYKVIFVGDASMSPYEIAVPGGSVEHMNTEAGKTWMQRVTDTWPSLVWLNPVPQGYWPYTQSIGMVQQLVQQRMFPMTLEGLDAAMRHLSKT; encoded by the coding sequence ATGCTGATCGATTTTTTCCAAGCGGTACGCGCAGCTAAAATTCCTGCGACTCCCAGAGAGTTATTGGACCTTATCCGTGCCCTGGAGGCCGATCTGGCCTTTGCCGACCTGGATGGTTTTTATCTGCTGGCACGCACCTGCCTGGTCAAGGATGAAAAGTACTATGATCGCTTTGATCTGGCCTTCTCCAGTTACTTCAAGGGCATCGGCGAGTTAGAGACCACAGTGGAGCAACTGATCCCGGATGACTGGCTGCGTCAGACCTTCGAGCGTCATCTGAGCGAAGCCGACAAGGCTGAGCTGCAAAGCCTTGGCAGCCTGGACAAACTACTGGAGACCCTGAAACAACGCCTGGAAGAACAGCAGGGACGGCATGCCGGGGGTAATAAATGGGTCGGCACCGGCGGCACCTCACCCTTTGGTCATGGGGGTTACAACCCGGAAGGCATTCGTATCGGGGGTAAATCGACCCACCGTCGTGGAGTTAAGGTCTGGGAAAAGCGTGAGTTTCGCAATCTGGATGACCAGCAGAATCTGGAAAACCGCAATATTCAGGTGGCACTGAAACGCCTGCGTAAATTTGCCCGCACCGGAGCTGAAGAAGAGCTGGACCTTGACGGCACTATTCGCGCCACCGCCAGAAATGCCGGGCATCTGGATCTGAAAATGGTGCGGCAAAAACACAATGCGGTGAAAGTCCTGCTGTTACTCGATATCGGCGGCTCCATGGATGATCATATCGCCCTGATCGAAGCGCTGTTCAGTGCCTGTCGTAGCGAGTTTAAACACCTGGAACACTTCTATTTCCATAACTGCCTGTACGAATCCGTGTGGAAAGATAACCGGAGACGCTTCAATGAGCGCACCGCCACACTGGATCTGCTGCATAAATATGCTCAGGACTACAAGGTTATTTTCGTTGGTGATGCCTCCATGTCACCCTATGAGATCGCTGTCCCTGGTGGCAGTGTTGAGCATATGAATACCGAAGCGGGAAAAACCTGGATGCAGCGCGTGACTGATACCTGGCCATCCCTGGTCTGGCTCAACCCCGTGCCCCAAGGCTACTGGCCCTACACTCAGTCGATTGGCATGGTGCAGCAACTGGTGCAACAGCGCATGTTTCCGATGACGCTGGAAGGCCTTGATGCAGCCATGAGACATCTAAGTAAAACATGA
- a CDS encoding NAD(P)-dependent alcohol dehydrogenase, whose translation MAMMMKAAVFVEPGRIEIDDKPVPEIGPNDALIRVTTTTICGTDIHILKGEYPVAKGLTIGHEPVGVIEKLGANVQGYQEGQRVIAGAICPSFTSYACQDGCSSQDGGSHAHGYKPLGGWRFGNTIDGAQAEYLLVPDAQANLSPVPDGLTDEQVLMCPDIMSTGFAGAEAANIRIGDTVAIFAQGPIGLCATAGAKLRGASRIIVVDGIDERLKIARQMGADITLDFRKVDVVSEILKLTHGRGVDASIEALGLQSTFEAALRVLKPGGTLSSLGVYSSDLSIPLDAFCAGLGDHKIITSLCPGGKERMRRLMDVIASGRVDLGPMVTHRYKLENITEAYELFSHQRDGVLKVAIQAS comes from the coding sequence ATGGCGATGATGATGAAAGCGGCTGTGTTCGTTGAACCCGGCCGCATTGAAATAGATGATAAACCGGTACCGGAGATAGGCCCGAATGATGCGCTGATCCGGGTGACCACAACGACTATTTGCGGTACGGATATACATATTCTTAAAGGCGAATATCCGGTTGCCAAGGGCCTGACTATCGGGCACGAACCGGTGGGGGTAATAGAAAAGCTGGGTGCTAATGTACAGGGGTATCAGGAAGGGCAGCGGGTGATAGCGGGCGCTATCTGTCCGAGCTTTACCTCCTATGCCTGTCAGGATGGTTGTTCGTCACAGGATGGCGGCAGTCATGCCCATGGATACAAACCCCTGGGCGGCTGGCGCTTTGGTAATACCATTGACGGGGCGCAAGCCGAGTACCTGTTAGTGCCAGATGCTCAGGCTAATCTGTCACCTGTGCCGGATGGGCTGACCGATGAACAGGTGCTGATGTGCCCGGATATCATGTCAACTGGCTTTGCCGGAGCTGAAGCGGCCAACATACGTATTGGTGACACTGTAGCGATATTCGCCCAGGGACCTATCGGCTTGTGTGCCACCGCTGGTGCAAAACTGCGTGGAGCCAGTCGTATTATTGTTGTCGATGGCATCGATGAGCGTCTGAAAATAGCCCGGCAGATGGGTGCTGATATTACCCTGGATTTTCGGAAAGTGGATGTGGTGTCTGAAATCCTTAAGCTGACCCATGGTCGTGGTGTCGATGCTTCCATTGAAGCGCTGGGGTTGCAGTCAACCTTCGAAGCGGCTTTGCGGGTGCTGAAGCCGGGCGGCACGCTGTCCAGCCTGGGTGTGTACTCTAGTGATCTGTCGATTCCACTGGATGCCTTTTGTGCCGGGCTGGGTGATCACAAGATCATCACGTCCCTCTGCCCGGGTGGTAAGGAGCGCATGCGCCGCCTGATGGATGTGATTGCATCCGGGCGTGTGGATCTGGGGCCGATGGTGACCCATCGCTATAAGCTGGAAAATATCACTGAAGCCTATGAGCTGTTTTCACACCAGCGCGATGGGGTGTTGAAAGTGGCGATTCAGGCTAGTTGA
- a CDS encoding complex I subunit 5 family protein — MTLTQWLLLFTPLLPLLLALVCCLPRLQSWLGYAALIAPLPALLLSFMPVEQLNLSALLLGSVWQTLPISKTFLTFTSLLWLFSALYGLGYLRKDPAAGRFWLLWLLTLTGNLGLLISADIISFYSFFALMTFAAYGLVIHQQDKAAMRAGRIYLIMALMGEMLLLVGLFLGSAATEHSSLLSQDIAAAIAESPDAGLIVFCLFSGFGVKAGLPLLHFWLPLAHPVAPTPASAILSGAMIKAGLFAWISLLPLGYMQEPIWGLILIFVGLLAAFGAGLIGVMQASPKAVLAYSSISQMGIMTLSLGCLFILPDLTTMLLPVLAFYALHHALTKGALFLSVSFKDAYQGIPVFLLGLGMLLPALSLVGLFASGAQAKLLLKAQLHQDGLPGWLIPGLTLSAVATTGLMLRFLWLLWQQRSHQPEYADKRMQLGFAATLIASALAPQLLAGPLHITPLYQQPDAYVGLLWVPAITLAIGWLISRNGPAWRLPQGDLVVVLERGIAALWQKLKQLNQVPVLPTWLPGVESLKTLYNLPLPEQLAKSQIAWLFGVVIVVATLIMAVTQG; from the coding sequence ATGACGCTGACCCAGTGGCTGCTCTTGTTTACCCCCCTGTTACCACTTTTACTGGCGCTGGTCTGCTGTTTGCCAAGGCTACAATCATGGCTTGGTTATGCCGCACTGATAGCGCCCTTGCCCGCGCTGCTGCTGAGTTTTATGCCAGTAGAGCAACTGAATCTGTCAGCGCTGTTACTCGGCAGCGTTTGGCAAACGCTGCCTATCAGCAAAACCTTCTTAACTTTTACCAGCCTGCTGTGGCTGTTCAGTGCACTCTATGGTTTAGGCTATCTGCGTAAAGATCCAGCCGCCGGGCGTTTCTGGCTACTCTGGTTGCTGACATTAACCGGCAATCTTGGCTTGTTAATCAGCGCGGATATCATCAGTTTTTATAGCTTTTTTGCACTAATGACTTTCGCCGCCTATGGACTGGTAATTCATCAGCAAGACAAGGCCGCCATGCGTGCAGGCAGAATCTATCTGATTATGGCACTCATGGGAGAAATGCTGCTTCTGGTGGGCTTATTCCTCGGCAGTGCGGCAACCGAACATAGCTCACTGCTATCTCAGGATATAGCGGCTGCGATTGCTGAATCGCCTGATGCCGGGCTGATTGTGTTCTGTCTGTTCAGTGGATTCGGGGTCAAAGCGGGCCTGCCATTACTGCATTTCTGGCTGCCGTTGGCCCATCCGGTTGCCCCCACGCCCGCCAGTGCAATACTGAGCGGTGCTATGATTAAAGCCGGCCTATTTGCCTGGATCAGTTTGTTGCCACTGGGCTATATGCAAGAACCCATCTGGGGGTTAATACTGATTTTTGTCGGTTTGCTGGCTGCCTTTGGTGCGGGCTTGATTGGGGTGATGCAAGCTTCACCCAAAGCGGTATTGGCCTACTCCAGCATCAGTCAGATGGGCATCATGACGCTGTCTTTGGGTTGCCTGTTTATTCTCCCTGACCTGACAACCATGCTGCTGCCGGTACTGGCGTTCTATGCCCTGCACCATGCCTTGACCAAAGGTGCTTTATTTTTATCGGTCAGCTTTAAGGATGCATACCAAGGCATCCCTGTGTTTCTGCTGGGACTGGGAATGCTGCTGCCTGCGCTGTCACTGGTTGGGCTATTTGCCAGTGGTGCTCAGGCCAAGTTACTGCTGAAAGCGCAGCTACATCAAGACGGGCTACCCGGCTGGTTGATCCCTGGCCTGACCCTCAGTGCCGTGGCTACAACCGGGTTGATGCTGCGTTTTTTATGGCTTCTCTGGCAACAGCGAAGTCACCAGCCAGAATATGCTGACAAGCGCATGCAACTGGGCTTTGCCGCCACTTTAATAGCCAGCGCACTGGCACCGCAACTGCTGGCTGGCCCGCTCCATATAACACCACTTTACCAACAACCTGATGCCTATGTGGGTCTGCTCTGGGTACCAGCAATTACACTGGCTATTGGCTGGCTGATCAGCCGCAATGGACCCGCCTGGCGATTGCCACAGGGTGATTTGGTGGTAGTACTGGAGCGTGGAATAGCGGCGCTATGGCAGAAGCTTAAGCAACTAAATCAAGTGCCAGTGCTACCCACTTGGCTACCTGGTGTGGAATCACTGAAAACCCTCTACAACCTGCCGTTACCTGAGCAACTGGCAAAAAGCCAGATCGCCTGGTTATTCGGTGTTGTGATAGTCGTGGCAACGCTGATTATGGCGGTGACACAGGGCTAG
- a CDS encoding complex I subunit 5 family protein, with translation MNWINVLPLAALMTSFIVAMVIFILPEQQHKTRSALNLAAAILKLALIALLIYFVLQQHTPEISLEVLPGLSMVLRADALAMLFAGLSSVLWLFTTIYAIGYLENSPNRSRFFGFFSLCVASTMGISLAGNLFTFLIFYELLTLSTYPLVVHRGTTAALAAGRTYLIYTLSGGVVLLTGIVGLYALGGDIPFGETEITAALIGSWPGWMTLIFALLIIGLGVKAALFPFHGWLPVAMVAPAPVSALLHAVAVVKAGAFGIIRVVYDIYGIELAWQQGLLWPLTLLAAFTIIYGSLRALQQSDLKKRLAYSTVSQVAYIILGISLFGPLGSIGGLVHLLHQGLMKVTLFFCAGNYAETLGIHKIHQLDGVGQRMPMTSAAFTIGALGMIGIPPVAGFVSKWYLGTGALDAGLDWVVYVLVGSSLLNAAYFLPVLKRIWFNPQQGNWPDEIIVGWRDTTPWLLIPTLVTAGLSLAAGLFAGSSISPLSWAELITLREYLP, from the coding sequence ATGAACTGGATTAACGTTCTCCCACTCGCCGCGCTGATGACCTCATTTATAGTAGCTATGGTCATTTTCATTCTGCCAGAGCAGCAGCATAAAACACGCAGCGCTCTTAACCTGGCAGCAGCCATATTAAAATTGGCCTTAATCGCGCTGCTAATTTACTTTGTATTGCAGCAGCACACGCCAGAGATCAGTCTGGAGGTGCTGCCCGGACTGTCCATGGTATTGCGCGCAGATGCCTTGGCGATGCTGTTTGCCGGGTTATCTTCGGTACTCTGGTTGTTTACCACCATCTATGCCATAGGCTATCTGGAAAACTCCCCGAATCGCAGCCGCTTTTTCGGCTTTTTCAGCCTCTGTGTTGCCAGTACCATGGGTATTTCACTGGCAGGCAATCTGTTCACCTTCCTGATTTTTTATGAGCTCCTGACGCTGTCCACCTACCCGCTGGTGGTACATCGCGGCACAACAGCGGCATTAGCCGCCGGGCGTACTTATCTGATTTATACGCTAAGCGGTGGTGTTGTACTGCTGACCGGTATCGTGGGTCTCTACGCCCTCGGTGGCGATATTCCTTTTGGTGAGACTGAAATAACAGCCGCACTGATAGGCTCCTGGCCAGGTTGGATGACTCTGATTTTCGCCCTGTTAATCATCGGCCTGGGTGTAAAAGCGGCGCTGTTTCCATTCCATGGCTGGCTTCCTGTCGCCATGGTGGCCCCGGCACCTGTCAGCGCTCTGCTGCATGCTGTCGCCGTGGTCAAAGCTGGGGCTTTTGGCATTATTCGGGTTGTCTATGATATTTACGGTATTGAGCTGGCCTGGCAGCAGGGTTTGCTCTGGCCACTGACACTATTAGCCGCCTTCACCATTATTTATGGCTCCCTAAGGGCACTGCAACAGAGTGATCTCAAAAAACGCCTGGCCTATTCCACCGTCAGCCAGGTGGCTTACATCATACTGGGTATCAGCTTATTCGGCCCGCTCGGTAGTATTGGCGGGCTGGTACATCTGCTACATCAAGGGCTGATGAAGGTGACCCTGTTTTTCTGTGCCGGGAACTATGCCGAAACGCTGGGAATCCATAAAATTCATCAGTTGGATGGTGTCGGGCAGCGTATGCCCATGACCAGTGCAGCCTTTACCATCGGTGCGCTGGGTATGATCGGTATCCCCCCCGTTGCAGGCTTTGTCAGCAAATGGTACTTAGGAACCGGGGCGTTAGATGCTGGCCTGGATTGGGTTGTTTATGTGCTGGTGGGCAGCAGCTTACTCAATGCCGCCTATTTTCTGCCGGTACTTAAACGTATCTGGTTCAACCCACAGCAGGGCAACTGGCCCGATGAAATAATCGTCGGCTGGCGCGACACTACACCCTGGCTACTGATTCCAACACTGGTTACAGCCGGGCTAAGCCTGGCCGCAGGATTGTTTGCCGGCTCATCTATCAGCCCGCTGAGCTGGGCTGAACTGATCACACTGCGGGAGTATCTGCCATGA
- a CDS encoding complex I subunit 5 family protein, with translation MSLISSPIPWLLIIPLSGAVLTMLLPGRLRSVASLLGISAQLIASFSLLLLVQNTGPVTYALGDWQAPLGIALRADGLATLFVLMSTLVSTVCALYAQQYLTREKLDGFWPLFWFLCASLNGIWLAADSFNLYVCLELLTLSAVGLVAFAADEKSLEAAIRYLYAALLGSMGYLLGVALLYGAHGTLALDGLASHWQAGATSQVAIALILAGLMLKTAVFPLHTWLPPAHGGALTPVSALLSALVIKASLYILLRFWIELDIYRQTPALSQLLGVFGSGAILWGGWMAMHQQQLKMVIAYSTLVQVGYMLLMFPLLTAEYPEATIMAYQGGILMLLAHALAKAGMFLAAGNLILCTGKPELTALAGMSRYRPMNIFAFGLAGVSIMGLPPSGGFSGKWLLLQSSLISQQWWWTLVMLLGSLLSAAYIFRVFAYTYRETGEGDTFAKPALSLELIALCLSASSILLGFMAMLPLELISLPGPLRDSLP, from the coding sequence ATGAGCCTGATATCCTCCCCGATACCCTGGTTACTGATTATACCGCTATCCGGTGCGGTGCTGACGATGCTGTTACCTGGACGACTGCGATCAGTCGCGTCACTGCTGGGTATTTCGGCGCAACTGATCGCGTCCTTCTCACTGTTACTGCTGGTACAAAATACCGGACCGGTAACCTATGCTCTGGGAGACTGGCAAGCCCCACTGGGCATTGCCCTGCGAGCCGATGGTCTGGCCACGCTGTTTGTACTGATGAGCACCCTGGTAAGCACCGTCTGTGCTCTTTACGCTCAACAATACCTGACGCGCGAGAAGCTCGATGGTTTTTGGCCTTTGTTCTGGTTTCTTTGCGCCTCACTGAATGGCATCTGGCTGGCTGCCGATAGTTTCAACTTATATGTCTGTCTGGAGTTACTGACCTTATCAGCCGTCGGATTGGTAGCCTTTGCCGCCGATGAAAAATCCCTGGAAGCAGCAATCCGCTATCTGTATGCAGCGCTACTGGGGTCCATGGGCTATCTATTGGGTGTCGCCCTGCTGTATGGCGCTCACGGTACGCTGGCACTGGATGGATTGGCCTCCCATTGGCAGGCGGGCGCGACATCACAAGTTGCCATAGCATTAATCCTGGCAGGGCTAATGCTTAAGACAGCAGTATTTCCACTGCATACCTGGTTACCTCCGGCACATGGCGGTGCGCTGACACCCGTCAGCGCCCTCCTGTCCGCACTGGTCATCAAGGCCTCTTTGTATATCCTGTTGCGCTTCTGGATAGAGCTGGATATTTACCGCCAGACACCCGCCCTGTCGCAATTGCTGGGGGTGTTCGGTAGTGGGGCTATTTTATGGGGGGGATGGATGGCGATGCATCAACAACAACTGAAGATGGTCATAGCCTACTCCACCCTGGTCCAGGTAGGCTATATGCTGCTGATGTTTCCCTTACTGACGGCTGAGTACCCGGAAGCCACAATCATGGCTTACCAGGGTGGCATACTCATGCTGCTCGCCCATGCATTGGCCAAAGCAGGGATGTTTCTGGCAGCTGGCAATCTGATTCTTTGTACCGGTAAACCCGAACTTACCGCCTTGGCAGGAATGAGTCGTTATCGACCAATGAATATTTTTGCCTTTGGTCTGGCTGGTGTCAGCATCATGGGTCTGCCTCCCAGTGGTGGCTTCAGTGGCAAATGGCTGTTACTGCAAAGCAGCCTGATTTCACAGCAATGGTGGTGGACGCTAGTGATGTTACTCGGCAGCTTACTCTCTGCGGCGTATATTTTTCGTGTGTTTGCTTATACCTACCGGGAAACAGGTGAGGGCGACACCTTCGCCAAACCCGCCTTATCACTTGAACTGATCGCACTGTGTTTATCCGCCAGCAGTATACTGCTGGGCTTTATGGCCATGCTGCCACTTGAACTGATCAGCTTGCCTGGACCTCTCAGGGACTCGCTGCCATGA
- a CDS encoding NADH-quinone oxidoreductase subunit K gives MSSDLIFTLGGIGLCGLGLFGFIYHRHLLRRLIAFNLLGSGTFLVLVGFAQQGRGEADPIPQALVLTGIVVAVAATALALLLIRRWFQLKNTTQLPEDDRL, from the coding sequence ATGAGCAGTGATCTGATTTTTACACTAGGGGGTATTGGCCTGTGTGGATTGGGCCTGTTCGGCTTTATCTATCACCGCCACTTGCTACGACGTCTGATCGCTTTCAATCTGTTAGGCAGTGGCACTTTCCTCGTACTGGTGGGCTTTGCTCAGCAGGGACGTGGTGAGGCTGATCCGATACCGCAGGCACTGGTGCTGACCGGTATTGTTGTCGCTGTAGCAGCAACCGCCTTAGCACTGTTATTAATCCGGCGCTGGTTTCAACTCAAGAACACCACACAGTTGCCCGAGGATGACAGACTATGA